A portion of the Cydia fagiglandana chromosome 7, ilCydFagi1.1, whole genome shotgun sequence genome contains these proteins:
- the LOC134665669 gene encoding uncharacterized protein LOC134665669 isoform X3 codes for MLWCSSLCLFETPYGTVKKRHWEAVLEEENYRQPNLKIAYKLTPAHLKPKGFQVMNVPLATEVFGHEISVAMAHYQPYCEELKDSTATQKFIDLVFNLIQAMSSRIPRDALYVNENCRRRKAIQEFLEFLADWEKLEKKNTCVKEHVNWIKSNFTGNT; via the exons ATGCTTTGGTGTTCAAGTTTGTGCCTTTTCGAG ACCCCTTACGGAACTGTGAAAAAAAGACATTGGGAAGCGGTATTAGAGGAAGAGAATTATCGTCAGCCTAACTTAAAAATCGCTTACAAGTTAACACCAGCGCATTTGAAACCGAAAGGTTTTCAAGTAATGAATGTTCCTCTTGCAActgaa GTGTTTGGTCACGAAATTTCGGTCGCCATGGCTCACTATCAACCCTATTGCGAGGAATTGAAGGATTCAACTGCAACACAAAAATTTATTGATCTTGTATTCAATTTGATACAAGCTATGTCTTCGCGTATACCAAGAGATGCTCTGTACGTGAATGAAAATTGCAGACGAAGAAAG GCAATCCAGGAATTTTTAGAATTCCTTGCAGACTGGGAAaagctcgaaaaaaaaaatacctgtgtcaaggagcacgttaactggattaaaagtaactttacgggcaacacttga
- the LOC134665669 gene encoding uncharacterized protein LOC134665669 isoform X2, with protein MISDFNHLVKCFRTSTLDDKLQEFKTPYGTVKKRHWEAVLEEENYRQPNLKIAYKLTPAHLKPKGFQVMNVPLATEVFGHEISVAMAHYQPYCEELKDSTATQKFIDLVFNLIQAMSSRIPRDALYVNENCRRRKAIQEFLEFLADWEKLEKKNTCVKEHVNWIKSNFTGNT; from the exons ATGATTTCAGATTTTAATCATTTAGTGAAATGTTTTCGAACATCTACTTTGGATGATAAGCTACAAGAGTTCAAG ACCCCTTACGGAACTGTGAAAAAAAGACATTGGGAAGCGGTATTAGAGGAAGAGAATTATCGTCAGCCTAACTTAAAAATCGCTTACAAGTTAACACCAGCGCATTTGAAACCGAAAGGTTTTCAAGTAATGAATGTTCCTCTTGCAActgaa GTGTTTGGTCACGAAATTTCGGTCGCCATGGCTCACTATCAACCCTATTGCGAGGAATTGAAGGATTCAACTGCAACACAAAAATTTATTGATCTTGTATTCAATTTGATACAAGCTATGTCTTCGCGTATACCAAGAGATGCTCTGTACGTGAATGAAAATTGCAGACGAAGAAAG GCAATCCAGGAATTTTTAGAATTCCTTGCAGACTGGGAAaagctcgaaaaaaaaaatacctgtgtcaaggagcacgttaactggattaaaagtaactttacgggcaacacttga